Proteins encoded in a region of the Pangasianodon hypophthalmus isolate fPanHyp1 chromosome 21, fPanHyp1.pri, whole genome shotgun sequence genome:
- the septin4b gene encoding septin 4b isoform X4 yields MAATAEVNSDSEDQDKEYVGFATLPNQVHRKSVKKGFDFTLMVAGESGLGKSTLVNSLFLTDLYKDRKLLNAEERITQTVEITKHTVDIEEKGVKLKLTIVDTPGFGDAVNNTECWKSVADYIDQQFEQYFRDESGLNRKNIQDNRVHCCLYFISPFGHGLRPLDVEFMKALHEKVNIVPVLAKADTLTPSEVKKKKIKIREEIEQYGIKIYQFPDCDSDEDEEFKQQDQELKESIPFAVIGSNTVVEAKGKRVRGRLYPWGIVEVENSAHCDFIKLRNMLVRTHMQDLKDVTRETHYENYRAQCIQSMTRMVVKERNRNKLTRESGTDFPIPTAPNVTDTETEKLIREKDEELRRMQEMLQKIQEQMHTQKEAY; encoded by the exons ATGGCAGCGACCGCTGAAGTAAACAGCGACTCTGAG gaccaggataaagagtATGTGGGCTTTGCCACCTTGCCAAATCAAGTACACCGCAAATCTGTGAAAAAGGGCTTCGACTTCACTCTAATGGTAGCAG GGGAGTCTGGATTGGGCAAGTCCACCCTGGTCAACAGCCTCTTCCTGACAGATCTCTACAAAGACAGAAAACTTCTCAATGCTGAAG AGCGGATCACCCAGACAGTGGAAATCACGAAGCACACAGTGGACATTGAGGAGAAGGGCGTCAAACTCAAGCTCACCATCGTGGACACACCAGGCTTTGGGGATGCAGTTAACAACACTGAGTG CTGGAAGTCAGTAGCTGACTACATTGACCAGCAGTTTGAGCAGTACTTCAGAGACGAGAGTGGCCTGAACCGCAAAAACATTCAGGACAACCGCGTTCACTGCTGTCTTTACTTCATTTCACCCTTTGGTCATGG TCTCAGGCCTTTGGATGTGGAGTTTATGAAAGCCCTACATGAAAAGGTCAACATTGTGCCAGTCTTGGCCAAGGCAGACACTCTCACCCCCAGTGAggtcaagaaaaagaaaattaag ATTCGAGAGGAGATCGAGCAATACGGGATCAAAATCTACCAGTTTCCTGATTGTGATTCAGACGAGGATGAGGAGTTCAAACAGCAAGACCAAGAACTGAAG GAGAGCATCCCGTTTGCAGTGATCGGCAGTAACACAGTCGTTGAGGCAAAAGGAAAGAGAGTGCGGGGTCGACTTTACCCCTGGGGCATTGTAGAGG tggaGAACTCTGCACACTGTGATTTCATAAAGCTGAGGAACATGCTggtgcgcacacacatgcaggacCTGAAGGACGTGACACGGGAAACTCACTATGAGAACTACAGAGCTCAGTGCATCCAAAGCATGACACGCATGGTGGTGAAAGAGCGCAACCGCAA CAAACTCACTAGAGAGAGTGGCACGGACTTCCCCATTCCCACGGCTCCCAATGTAAcggacacagagacagaaaaactgaTCCGCGAGAAAGATGAAGAG
- the septin4b gene encoding septin 4b isoform X6: MDQDKEYVGFATLPNQVHRKSVKKGFDFTLMVAGESGLGKSTLVNSLFLTDLYKDRKLLNAEERITQTVEITKHTVDIEEKGVKLKLTIVDTPGFGDAVNNTECWKSVADYIDQQFEQYFRDESGLNRKNIQDNRVHCCLYFISPFGHGLRPLDVEFMKALHEKVNIVPVLAKADTLTPSEVKKKKIKIREEIEQYGIKIYQFPDCDSDEDEEFKQQDQELKESIPFAVIGSNTVVEAKGKRVRGRLYPWGIVEVENSAHCDFIKLRNMLVRTHMQDLKDVTRETHYENYRAQCIQSMTRMVVKERNRNKLTRESGTDFPIPTAPNVTDTETEKLIREKDEELRRMQEMLQKIQEQMHTQKEAY, from the exons gaccaggataaagagtATGTGGGCTTTGCCACCTTGCCAAATCAAGTACACCGCAAATCTGTGAAAAAGGGCTTCGACTTCACTCTAATGGTAGCAG GGGAGTCTGGATTGGGCAAGTCCACCCTGGTCAACAGCCTCTTCCTGACAGATCTCTACAAAGACAGAAAACTTCTCAATGCTGAAG AGCGGATCACCCAGACAGTGGAAATCACGAAGCACACAGTGGACATTGAGGAGAAGGGCGTCAAACTCAAGCTCACCATCGTGGACACACCAGGCTTTGGGGATGCAGTTAACAACACTGAGTG CTGGAAGTCAGTAGCTGACTACATTGACCAGCAGTTTGAGCAGTACTTCAGAGACGAGAGTGGCCTGAACCGCAAAAACATTCAGGACAACCGCGTTCACTGCTGTCTTTACTTCATTTCACCCTTTGGTCATGG TCTCAGGCCTTTGGATGTGGAGTTTATGAAAGCCCTACATGAAAAGGTCAACATTGTGCCAGTCTTGGCCAAGGCAGACACTCTCACCCCCAGTGAggtcaagaaaaagaaaattaag ATTCGAGAGGAGATCGAGCAATACGGGATCAAAATCTACCAGTTTCCTGATTGTGATTCAGACGAGGATGAGGAGTTCAAACAGCAAGACCAAGAACTGAAG GAGAGCATCCCGTTTGCAGTGATCGGCAGTAACACAGTCGTTGAGGCAAAAGGAAAGAGAGTGCGGGGTCGACTTTACCCCTGGGGCATTGTAGAGG tggaGAACTCTGCACACTGTGATTTCATAAAGCTGAGGAACATGCTggtgcgcacacacatgcaggacCTGAAGGACGTGACACGGGAAACTCACTATGAGAACTACAGAGCTCAGTGCATCCAAAGCATGACACGCATGGTGGTGAAAGAGCGCAACCGCAA CAAACTCACTAGAGAGAGTGGCACGGACTTCCCCATTCCCACGGCTCCCAATGTAAcggacacagagacagaaaaactgaTCCGCGAGAAAGATGAAGAG
- the septin4b gene encoding septin 4b isoform X5, whose translation MAGLGHQSSTTDQDKEYVGFATLPNQVHRKSVKKGFDFTLMVAGESGLGKSTLVNSLFLTDLYKDRKLLNAEERITQTVEITKHTVDIEEKGVKLKLTIVDTPGFGDAVNNTECWKSVADYIDQQFEQYFRDESGLNRKNIQDNRVHCCLYFISPFGHGLRPLDVEFMKALHEKVNIVPVLAKADTLTPSEVKKKKIKIREEIEQYGIKIYQFPDCDSDEDEEFKQQDQELKESIPFAVIGSNTVVEAKGKRVRGRLYPWGIVEVENSAHCDFIKLRNMLVRTHMQDLKDVTRETHYENYRAQCIQSMTRMVVKERNRNKLTRESGTDFPIPTAPNVTDTETEKLIREKDEELRRMQEMLQKIQEQMHTQKEAY comes from the exons gaccaggataaagagtATGTGGGCTTTGCCACCTTGCCAAATCAAGTACACCGCAAATCTGTGAAAAAGGGCTTCGACTTCACTCTAATGGTAGCAG GGGAGTCTGGATTGGGCAAGTCCACCCTGGTCAACAGCCTCTTCCTGACAGATCTCTACAAAGACAGAAAACTTCTCAATGCTGAAG AGCGGATCACCCAGACAGTGGAAATCACGAAGCACACAGTGGACATTGAGGAGAAGGGCGTCAAACTCAAGCTCACCATCGTGGACACACCAGGCTTTGGGGATGCAGTTAACAACACTGAGTG CTGGAAGTCAGTAGCTGACTACATTGACCAGCAGTTTGAGCAGTACTTCAGAGACGAGAGTGGCCTGAACCGCAAAAACATTCAGGACAACCGCGTTCACTGCTGTCTTTACTTCATTTCACCCTTTGGTCATGG TCTCAGGCCTTTGGATGTGGAGTTTATGAAAGCCCTACATGAAAAGGTCAACATTGTGCCAGTCTTGGCCAAGGCAGACACTCTCACCCCCAGTGAggtcaagaaaaagaaaattaag ATTCGAGAGGAGATCGAGCAATACGGGATCAAAATCTACCAGTTTCCTGATTGTGATTCAGACGAGGATGAGGAGTTCAAACAGCAAGACCAAGAACTGAAG GAGAGCATCCCGTTTGCAGTGATCGGCAGTAACACAGTCGTTGAGGCAAAAGGAAAGAGAGTGCGGGGTCGACTTTACCCCTGGGGCATTGTAGAGG tggaGAACTCTGCACACTGTGATTTCATAAAGCTGAGGAACATGCTggtgcgcacacacatgcaggacCTGAAGGACGTGACACGGGAAACTCACTATGAGAACTACAGAGCTCAGTGCATCCAAAGCATGACACGCATGGTGGTGAAAGAGCGCAACCGCAA CAAACTCACTAGAGAGAGTGGCACGGACTTCCCCATTCCCACGGCTCCCAATGTAAcggacacagagacagaaaaactgaTCCGCGAGAAAGATGAAGAG
- the septin4b gene encoding septin 4b isoform X2, whose protein sequence is MMADCTVAPVAMEDSEQWKPIEDCHSGVQSDDQDFIPASPKSKKLEEEQNSSHTMEDSEDSELENIMGHHSVRGGHLFAPCEAEGHESPQAEGTPTFLRLPALCRALGEVEPDPKYNIQAGYMDLPPPFNPSPISPSRPKSPWGRFDPYDSTEDQDKEYVGFATLPNQVHRKSVKKGFDFTLMVAGESGLGKSTLVNSLFLTDLYKDRKLLNAEERITQTVEITKHTVDIEEKGVKLKLTIVDTPGFGDAVNNTECWKSVADYIDQQFEQYFRDESGLNRKNIQDNRVHCCLYFISPFGHGLRPLDVEFMKALHEKVNIVPVLAKADTLTPSEVKKKKIKIREEIEQYGIKIYQFPDCDSDEDEEFKQQDQELKESIPFAVIGSNTVVEAKGKRVRGRLYPWGIVEVENSAHCDFIKLRNMLVRTHMQDLKDVTRETHYENYRAQCIQSMTRMVVKERNRNKLTRESGTDFPIPTAPNVTDTETEKLIREKDEELRRMQEMLQKIQEQMHTQKEAY, encoded by the exons ATGGCAGACTGCACAGTAGCCCCTGTAGCAATGGAGGACAGTGAGCAATGGAAACCAATCGAGGACTGTCACAGTGGTGTGCAGTCTGATGACCAGGACTTCATTCCAGCATCTCCTAAATCAAAGAAGCTTGAGGAAGAGCAG AACTCAAGCCACACCATGGAAGATTCAGAGGACTCTGAGCTGGAGAATATCATGGGACATCACTCTGTGAGAGGGGGCCACCTATTTGCCCCTTGTGAGGCTGAAGGTCATGAGAGTCCCCAAGCAGAGGGAACACCCACATTTTTGAGGCTTCCTGCATTATGCAGAGCCCTGGGGGAAGTTGAGCCTGACCCCAAGTACAACATTCAGGCTGGATATATGGATCTGCCACCTCCCTTCAACCCATCACCCATCAGCCCTTCCAGGCCCAAGAGTCCTTGGGGTCGTTTTGACCCTTATGACTCCACTGAG gaccaggataaagagtATGTGGGCTTTGCCACCTTGCCAAATCAAGTACACCGCAAATCTGTGAAAAAGGGCTTCGACTTCACTCTAATGGTAGCAG GGGAGTCTGGATTGGGCAAGTCCACCCTGGTCAACAGCCTCTTCCTGACAGATCTCTACAAAGACAGAAAACTTCTCAATGCTGAAG AGCGGATCACCCAGACAGTGGAAATCACGAAGCACACAGTGGACATTGAGGAGAAGGGCGTCAAACTCAAGCTCACCATCGTGGACACACCAGGCTTTGGGGATGCAGTTAACAACACTGAGTG CTGGAAGTCAGTAGCTGACTACATTGACCAGCAGTTTGAGCAGTACTTCAGAGACGAGAGTGGCCTGAACCGCAAAAACATTCAGGACAACCGCGTTCACTGCTGTCTTTACTTCATTTCACCCTTTGGTCATGG TCTCAGGCCTTTGGATGTGGAGTTTATGAAAGCCCTACATGAAAAGGTCAACATTGTGCCAGTCTTGGCCAAGGCAGACACTCTCACCCCCAGTGAggtcaagaaaaagaaaattaag ATTCGAGAGGAGATCGAGCAATACGGGATCAAAATCTACCAGTTTCCTGATTGTGATTCAGACGAGGATGAGGAGTTCAAACAGCAAGACCAAGAACTGAAG GAGAGCATCCCGTTTGCAGTGATCGGCAGTAACACAGTCGTTGAGGCAAAAGGAAAGAGAGTGCGGGGTCGACTTTACCCCTGGGGCATTGTAGAGG tggaGAACTCTGCACACTGTGATTTCATAAAGCTGAGGAACATGCTggtgcgcacacacatgcaggacCTGAAGGACGTGACACGGGAAACTCACTATGAGAACTACAGAGCTCAGTGCATCCAAAGCATGACACGCATGGTGGTGAAAGAGCGCAACCGCAA CAAACTCACTAGAGAGAGTGGCACGGACTTCCCCATTCCCACGGCTCCCAATGTAAcggacacagagacagaaaaactgaTCCGCGAGAAAGATGAAGAG
- the septin4b gene encoding septin 4b isoform X1, with protein MHAPSCLEMADCTVAPVAMEDSEQWKPIEDCHSGVQSDDQDFIPASPKSKKLEEEQNSSHTMEDSEDSELENIMGHHSVRGGHLFAPCEAEGHESPQAEGTPTFLRLPALCRALGEVEPDPKYNIQAGYMDLPPPFNPSPISPSRPKSPWGRFDPYDSTEDQDKEYVGFATLPNQVHRKSVKKGFDFTLMVAGESGLGKSTLVNSLFLTDLYKDRKLLNAEERITQTVEITKHTVDIEEKGVKLKLTIVDTPGFGDAVNNTECWKSVADYIDQQFEQYFRDESGLNRKNIQDNRVHCCLYFISPFGHGLRPLDVEFMKALHEKVNIVPVLAKADTLTPSEVKKKKIKIREEIEQYGIKIYQFPDCDSDEDEEFKQQDQELKESIPFAVIGSNTVVEAKGKRVRGRLYPWGIVEVENSAHCDFIKLRNMLVRTHMQDLKDVTRETHYENYRAQCIQSMTRMVVKERNRNKLTRESGTDFPIPTAPNVTDTETEKLIREKDEELRRMQEMLQKIQEQMHTQKEAY; from the exons ATGCATGCCCCTTCCTGTTTGGAGATGGCAGACTGCACAGTAGCCCCTGTAGCAATGGAGGACAGTGAGCAATGGAAACCAATCGAGGACTGTCACAGTGGTGTGCAGTCTGATGACCAGGACTTCATTCCAGCATCTCCTAAATCAAAGAAGCTTGAGGAAGAGCAG AACTCAAGCCACACCATGGAAGATTCAGAGGACTCTGAGCTGGAGAATATCATGGGACATCACTCTGTGAGAGGGGGCCACCTATTTGCCCCTTGTGAGGCTGAAGGTCATGAGAGTCCCCAAGCAGAGGGAACACCCACATTTTTGAGGCTTCCTGCATTATGCAGAGCCCTGGGGGAAGTTGAGCCTGACCCCAAGTACAACATTCAGGCTGGATATATGGATCTGCCACCTCCCTTCAACCCATCACCCATCAGCCCTTCCAGGCCCAAGAGTCCTTGGGGTCGTTTTGACCCTTATGACTCCACTGAG gaccaggataaagagtATGTGGGCTTTGCCACCTTGCCAAATCAAGTACACCGCAAATCTGTGAAAAAGGGCTTCGACTTCACTCTAATGGTAGCAG GGGAGTCTGGATTGGGCAAGTCCACCCTGGTCAACAGCCTCTTCCTGACAGATCTCTACAAAGACAGAAAACTTCTCAATGCTGAAG AGCGGATCACCCAGACAGTGGAAATCACGAAGCACACAGTGGACATTGAGGAGAAGGGCGTCAAACTCAAGCTCACCATCGTGGACACACCAGGCTTTGGGGATGCAGTTAACAACACTGAGTG CTGGAAGTCAGTAGCTGACTACATTGACCAGCAGTTTGAGCAGTACTTCAGAGACGAGAGTGGCCTGAACCGCAAAAACATTCAGGACAACCGCGTTCACTGCTGTCTTTACTTCATTTCACCCTTTGGTCATGG TCTCAGGCCTTTGGATGTGGAGTTTATGAAAGCCCTACATGAAAAGGTCAACATTGTGCCAGTCTTGGCCAAGGCAGACACTCTCACCCCCAGTGAggtcaagaaaaagaaaattaag ATTCGAGAGGAGATCGAGCAATACGGGATCAAAATCTACCAGTTTCCTGATTGTGATTCAGACGAGGATGAGGAGTTCAAACAGCAAGACCAAGAACTGAAG GAGAGCATCCCGTTTGCAGTGATCGGCAGTAACACAGTCGTTGAGGCAAAAGGAAAGAGAGTGCGGGGTCGACTTTACCCCTGGGGCATTGTAGAGG tggaGAACTCTGCACACTGTGATTTCATAAAGCTGAGGAACATGCTggtgcgcacacacatgcaggacCTGAAGGACGTGACACGGGAAACTCACTATGAGAACTACAGAGCTCAGTGCATCCAAAGCATGACACGCATGGTGGTGAAAGAGCGCAACCGCAA CAAACTCACTAGAGAGAGTGGCACGGACTTCCCCATTCCCACGGCTCCCAATGTAAcggacacagagacagaaaaactgaTCCGCGAGAAAGATGAAGAG
- the septin4b gene encoding septin 4b isoform X3, whose protein sequence is MHAPSCLEMADCTVAPVAMEDSEQWKPIEDCHSGVQSDDQDFIPASPKSKKLEEEQDQDKEYVGFATLPNQVHRKSVKKGFDFTLMVAGESGLGKSTLVNSLFLTDLYKDRKLLNAEERITQTVEITKHTVDIEEKGVKLKLTIVDTPGFGDAVNNTECWKSVADYIDQQFEQYFRDESGLNRKNIQDNRVHCCLYFISPFGHGLRPLDVEFMKALHEKVNIVPVLAKADTLTPSEVKKKKIKIREEIEQYGIKIYQFPDCDSDEDEEFKQQDQELKESIPFAVIGSNTVVEAKGKRVRGRLYPWGIVEVENSAHCDFIKLRNMLVRTHMQDLKDVTRETHYENYRAQCIQSMTRMVVKERNRNKLTRESGTDFPIPTAPNVTDTETEKLIREKDEELRRMQEMLQKIQEQMHTQKEAY, encoded by the exons ATGCATGCCCCTTCCTGTTTGGAGATGGCAGACTGCACAGTAGCCCCTGTAGCAATGGAGGACAGTGAGCAATGGAAACCAATCGAGGACTGTCACAGTGGTGTGCAGTCTGATGACCAGGACTTCATTCCAGCATCTCCTAAATCAAAGAAGCTTGAGGAAGAGCAG gaccaggataaagagtATGTGGGCTTTGCCACCTTGCCAAATCAAGTACACCGCAAATCTGTGAAAAAGGGCTTCGACTTCACTCTAATGGTAGCAG GGGAGTCTGGATTGGGCAAGTCCACCCTGGTCAACAGCCTCTTCCTGACAGATCTCTACAAAGACAGAAAACTTCTCAATGCTGAAG AGCGGATCACCCAGACAGTGGAAATCACGAAGCACACAGTGGACATTGAGGAGAAGGGCGTCAAACTCAAGCTCACCATCGTGGACACACCAGGCTTTGGGGATGCAGTTAACAACACTGAGTG CTGGAAGTCAGTAGCTGACTACATTGACCAGCAGTTTGAGCAGTACTTCAGAGACGAGAGTGGCCTGAACCGCAAAAACATTCAGGACAACCGCGTTCACTGCTGTCTTTACTTCATTTCACCCTTTGGTCATGG TCTCAGGCCTTTGGATGTGGAGTTTATGAAAGCCCTACATGAAAAGGTCAACATTGTGCCAGTCTTGGCCAAGGCAGACACTCTCACCCCCAGTGAggtcaagaaaaagaaaattaag ATTCGAGAGGAGATCGAGCAATACGGGATCAAAATCTACCAGTTTCCTGATTGTGATTCAGACGAGGATGAGGAGTTCAAACAGCAAGACCAAGAACTGAAG GAGAGCATCCCGTTTGCAGTGATCGGCAGTAACACAGTCGTTGAGGCAAAAGGAAAGAGAGTGCGGGGTCGACTTTACCCCTGGGGCATTGTAGAGG tggaGAACTCTGCACACTGTGATTTCATAAAGCTGAGGAACATGCTggtgcgcacacacatgcaggacCTGAAGGACGTGACACGGGAAACTCACTATGAGAACTACAGAGCTCAGTGCATCCAAAGCATGACACGCATGGTGGTGAAAGAGCGCAACCGCAA CAAACTCACTAGAGAGAGTGGCACGGACTTCCCCATTCCCACGGCTCCCAATGTAAcggacacagagacagaaaaactgaTCCGCGAGAAAGATGAAGAG